In Sandaracinaceae bacterium, the following are encoded in one genomic region:
- a CDS encoding YciI family protein: protein MKVMVFVKANADSEAGVMPSEEILREMGRFNEELVEAGVMLAGEGLHPSSRGKRVRCEGKKRTVIDGPFAETKELVAGFWIWQVKSMDEAIEWVRRAPFQEGEIELRPVFELEDFGEELTPELRAREERLRDEVERRQGD from the coding sequence ATGAAGGTGATGGTTTTCGTGAAGGCGAACGCAGACTCCGAGGCCGGCGTGATGCCGAGTGAGGAGATCCTGCGCGAGATGGGCCGCTTCAACGAAGAGCTCGTGGAGGCCGGGGTGATGCTGGCCGGCGAGGGGCTGCACCCCAGCTCGCGCGGCAAGCGCGTGCGCTGCGAGGGCAAGAAGCGAACGGTGATCGATGGGCCGTTCGCGGAGACGAAGGAGCTCGTGGCGGGCTTCTGGATCTGGCAGGTGAAGTCGATGGACGAGGCGATCGAGTGGGTTCGACGCGCTCCCTTCCAGGAGGGCGAGATCGAGCTGCGGCCCGTCTTCGAGCTCGAGGACTTCGGCGAGGAGCTCACGCCGGAGCTCCGCGCGCGGGAGGAGCGGCTGCGGGACGAGGTCGAGCGACGGCAGGGCGACTGA
- a CDS encoding RNA polymerase sigma factor codes for MATPHEVRRSIEAVWRLESARLLGGLVRMVRDLDLAEDLAHEALVAALETWPRDGIPDRPGAWLMTTAKNRALDRARRSKVRQREHDALAAEAPSQTTFDPTTLDEHVGDDLLRLILIACHPVLSSDARVSLTLRLVVGLTVEEIARAYMAAETTIQQRIVRAKRTLREARAPFEVPRGAELTARLESVMQVVYLIFNEGYASTRGPRWLREELSDDALRLGRTLAALVPDEAEVQGLLALMELSASRARARLDADGRPVLLLDQNRALWDRLQIGRGLAALARAESLASPLGPYTLQAAINACHARAARAEDTDWRRIVALYDALVEATGNPVVELNRAMAVAMAYGPADGLALVDQLIEDGELQGYHWLPSVRGELLARLGRHDEARAELHHAAELTQNERERESLLARAARLA; via the coding sequence ATGGCGACGCCGCACGAGGTCCGCCGCTCGATCGAGGCGGTGTGGAGGCTGGAGTCCGCGCGCTTGCTCGGAGGCCTCGTGCGGATGGTGCGCGACCTGGATCTCGCGGAAGACCTCGCGCACGAGGCCCTCGTCGCCGCGCTCGAGACGTGGCCGCGCGACGGCATCCCGGACCGGCCGGGCGCGTGGCTCATGACCACGGCCAAGAACCGCGCGCTCGACCGCGCGCGGCGGAGCAAGGTCCGTCAACGCGAGCACGACGCGCTGGCGGCCGAGGCGCCGTCGCAGACGACGTTCGACCCGACGACGCTGGACGAACACGTGGGCGACGATCTGCTCCGGCTGATCTTGATCGCCTGCCACCCCGTGCTGTCTTCGGACGCGCGGGTCAGCCTGACGCTGCGGCTGGTGGTCGGCCTGACGGTCGAGGAGATCGCGCGCGCCTACATGGCGGCGGAGACCACCATCCAGCAGCGGATCGTGCGCGCCAAGCGGACGCTGCGGGAGGCGCGCGCGCCGTTCGAGGTGCCGCGCGGGGCCGAGCTGACCGCGCGGCTCGAGTCGGTGATGCAGGTCGTCTACCTGATCTTCAACGAGGGCTACGCCTCCACGCGCGGCCCGCGCTGGCTGCGCGAAGAGCTCTCCGACGACGCGCTGCGACTGGGGCGGACCCTCGCCGCGCTCGTGCCCGACGAGGCCGAGGTGCAGGGGCTACTCGCGCTGATGGAGCTGTCGGCCTCGCGCGCTCGAGCTCGCCTCGACGCCGACGGCCGGCCCGTCCTGCTGCTCGATCAGAACCGCGCGCTCTGGGACCGGCTGCAGATCGGGCGTGGCCTCGCGGCGCTCGCGCGCGCGGAGTCCCTCGCGTCGCCGCTCGGGCCCTACACGCTGCAAGCCGCGATCAACGCCTGCCACGCGCGCGCGGCGAGGGCCGAGGACACCGACTGGCGCCGCATCGTCGCGCTGTACGACGCGCTGGTGGAGGCGACGGGCAACCCCGTGGTGGAGCTCAACCGCGCGATGGCCGTCGCGATGGCGTACGGCCCGGCCGATGGGCTCGCGCTGGTCGACCAGCTCATCGAGGACGGCGAGCTGCAGGGCTATCACTGGCTCCCGAGCGTGCGCGGAGAGCTCCTGGCGAGGCTCGGTCGCCACGACGAGGCGCGCGCCGAGCTGCACCACGCGGCCGAGCTGACCCAGAACGAGCGAGAGCGCGAGAGCCTCCTCGCCCGCGCCGCGCGCCTGGCCTGA
- a CDS encoding aminoglycoside phosphotransferase family protein, whose product MGRRRHDDDDEPSAEGDDWIEWGGELVFAVDFTPGGAPIGLTREEWRAENLRYRARRGWARAYAVLETTLRKAAPDAELDIGRVRKRGEGLSRDSYGAYVELTPDPGELSDLYIVRLPRPDADDDLGARTYREAELLWRLAELELPFRIPQVLSVVPERHGPAMVQRAVEGLELDRDGAPWKVVGPVAAQVHAIEVDHVRALVTEVHDSARAHVLSELSELEGDASPELRDAAAWAAAHAPGEDVPARLLHGDLLPQNIHASPPDPPSVIDWEYAKVGDPAYDLAIVTRGVRRPFKVEGGLEKLVDAYRNAGGAPSVSPQAVQVHELSMLGAWYRGELEDTTRRPTGQPLNRLRALLKRLRPSV is encoded by the coding sequence ATGGGTCGACGAAGGCACGATGACGACGACGAGCCGAGCGCCGAGGGCGACGACTGGATCGAGTGGGGCGGGGAGCTCGTCTTCGCGGTGGACTTCACGCCGGGCGGGGCGCCCATCGGGCTGACGCGAGAGGAGTGGCGCGCCGAGAACCTCCGCTACCGCGCGCGCCGCGGCTGGGCGCGCGCCTACGCGGTGCTCGAGACCACGCTCCGCAAAGCCGCGCCCGACGCCGAGCTCGACATCGGGCGCGTGCGCAAGCGGGGCGAGGGGCTGTCGCGGGACAGCTATGGCGCATACGTGGAGCTCACGCCGGATCCAGGCGAGCTCTCCGACCTCTACATCGTGCGCCTGCCGCGACCGGACGCGGATGACGACCTCGGAGCACGCACGTACAGAGAGGCGGAGCTGCTCTGGCGCCTGGCCGAGCTCGAGCTGCCGTTCCGGATCCCGCAGGTCCTCTCGGTGGTGCCGGAGCGACATGGCCCGGCCATGGTCCAGCGCGCAGTGGAGGGGCTGGAGCTCGATCGCGACGGGGCGCCCTGGAAGGTGGTCGGTCCGGTCGCCGCGCAGGTGCACGCCATCGAGGTCGACCACGTACGTGCCCTCGTCACAGAGGTGCACGACTCGGCGCGCGCCCACGTGCTCTCCGAGCTGTCGGAGCTCGAGGGCGACGCCTCGCCCGAGCTCCGCGACGCGGCGGCGTGGGCGGCCGCGCATGCTCCAGGCGAAGACGTGCCCGCGCGTCTGCTGCACGGCGATCTCCTGCCGCAGAACATCCACGCGTCGCCGCCGGATCCGCCCTCGGTGATCGACTGGGAGTACGCCAAGGTCGGCGACCCCGCGTACGACCTCGCCATCGTCACGCGCGGCGTCCGGCGCCCCTTCAAGGTGGAGGGCGGCCTCGAGAAGCTGGTCGACGCGTACCGCAACGCGGGCGGCGCCCCCTCCGTGAGCCCTCAGGCGGTCCAGGTGCACGAGCTATCCATGCTCGGCGCGTGGTACCGAGGCGAGCTCGAGGACACGACCCGCCGGCCCACCGGGCAGCCGCTCAACAGGCTGCGCGCGCTCCTGAAGCGGCTGCGTCCGAGCGTATGA